GGGACGTCCTGAAGGAGCACGGCATCCTGTGGATCGCCGACGAGGTGCAGACCGGCTGGGGCCGCACCGGCGAGCACTTCTGGGGCTGGCAGGCCCACGGCCAGAGCGGCCCGCCCGACATCCTCACCTTCGCCAAGGGCATCGGCAACGGCGCCTCCATCGGCGGGGTCGTCGCCCGCGCCGAGATCATGAACTGCCTGGACGCCAATTCGATCTCGACGTTCGGCGGCACCCAGATCACCATGGCCGCGGGCCTCGCCAACCTCTCCTACCTGCTGGAGCACGACCTCCAGGGCAACGCCCGGCGGGTGGGCGGACTGCTGATCGAGAGGCTGCGGGCCGTCGCGGCCCAGCTCCCGGTGGTACGGGAGGTGCGCGGGCGCGGCCTGATGATCGGCGTCGAACTGGTGCGCCCCGGCACGGACGAGGCCGACCCGGACGCGGCGGCCGCCGTGCTGGAGGCCGCACGTGAGGGAGGACTGCTGATCGGCAAGGGCGGCGGGCACAACACCAGCGTGCTGCGCATCGCCCCGCCGCTCTCGCTGACCGTCGCCGAGGCCGAGGAGGGCGCCGCGATCCTGGAGCGCGCCCTGAGGAGCGTGTACTGATGATCCGCCTTCTCGACAGCGCCGTCACGAGGTGTCTTCGGTAGGACCGGAGCGAGGTGTCTTCAGTAAGGCCGAGCAAGGGAAGACAGCCATGACCACCGCCTTGGAACCCGCCCTGTCGGTACGCCAGGTCCTCACGCTGGACCGGGTGCTCGCCGGAGAGCCCGAGGTGGTGGCCGGCGCGGGGCACCTCGACCGGCCGGTGCGGTGGGTGCACGTCGCCGAGGCCCCCGACGTCGGGGTGATGCTCACCGGTGGCGAGATGGTCCTCACCACCGGGGTGCTCCTCGCCGGTGACGAGGAGAAACAGGCCGAGTACATCCGGTCCCTGCACCGCGCGGAGGCCGCGGCCGTCGTCCTCGGACTCGGCCGCGCCTTCCCGGCGCCCCCGGACGTGATGCGCCGGGCCGCCGAGCGCTGCGGGCTGCCCATGGTGGTCCTGCACCGGCCGTTCCCGTTCGCCGAGCTGACCGAGGAGGTCCAGTCCCGGCTCGTCAGGCGCAAGTTCGCCGCGGTGAGCCTGTCGGAGTCCGTACGCACGGCCCTGACCGGGCTCATCACCGCCGCCGCCCCGCTCCAGCGGCTGCTCGACGAGATCGCCGTGCACGCCGGCTGCCCCGTGATCCTGACCAACCTCGCCCACCGCGTGCTCGCCACGGCGGGGGAGCGGTCCGCCGTCGACGACGTGCTGCGCGACTGGGAGCGCATCGCCCGGCAGGCGGGCGGCAGCGAGGGCGACGGCTGGGTCCGGGCCGAGCTGGGCGGACGCGGCGAGCGCTGGGGCCGGATCGTGCTGTGCGGATACCGAGGCGACAGCCCCATCGGGCGCCTCCTGGCCGAGCGCGCGGCAGAGGCCCTCGTTCTGCACCGTATGCTCCACGCCTCCGTGCACTCCTGGGAGGAGCAGTCCGCGCAGAGTCTGCTGACGGACCTCGTCTCCGGGGTCGTACCGGCCCGCCAGCTCCTTCCCCGCGCGCGGGCGGCCGGGCTGCCCGTCAACCGCCGTGCCTTCGTCCCCCTCGTCGTACGCGACGGCGACCCGGCCCATCTCGACCGGGTGCTACGGATGCTCGGACTCCCCGGCCTCGTGGCGGAGCTGGCCGACGGGGCCACCGCCGTGCTGCTCAGCCTCGCCCGCGACCAGGACGCCGAGGCGCTGGCCGCGCACTTCGCGGCCCGGCTGCGCACGGAGTCCGGGGCGTGCGGGACGGTCGTCGCGGCGGCCGACGCGCGCAGCGCGTGGGAGGACGTGCCGGGCGGGCTGCGCGAGGCCCAGCACGTGGCCGACGCCGTTGCCGACCACTCGGCCGCCCTCGACCTCCCGGCCGTCGTACGTCTCAGGGACGTCCATCTGCGCGGGCTGATCCGGCTGCTGCGCGACGACCCGCACGTGCAGGCCTTCGCCGAGCGGGAGCTGGACGGGCTGCTGTGCGGGCGCGACGCCGAGCAGGAGCTGCTGCCCGTGCTGCGGACGTATCTCGCCACCGGCCGCAACAAGTCCCGCACCGCCCAGCTCCACCATGTCAGCCGCCCGGCGCTCTACCGCCGTCTGGAGGCCATTCAGGCCCGCCTCGGAGTCGATCTCGACGACTTCGAACAGGCCGCCTCCGTGCACATCGCACTGCTCGCGCACGACGCCCAACGAGGCTGAAACGCCATGGAAAACAGTGGGAAACAGGTGCGTACCGGCCGGGGTGACACCGTGGAACGCCAGGCGCCCGCAGACGTGACACCGTGCAACTCAAAGCGTCCCGCCGGACTTCCTAGGCTCGCCGCACACCGAGCGACCGGAGGTCCCGATGAGCAGAGTGATCCGCGCCGCCGTCTTCCAGACCGCCTGGACGGGCGACAAGGAATCGATGATCCAGGTCCACGAGCAGGCGGCCCGCGACGCGGCCGCGCAGGGCGCTCAGGTTCTGTGCTTCCAGGAGCTGTTCTACGGGCCGTACTTCTGCCAGGTCCAGGACCCGGCGTTCTACGAGTACGCCGAGCAGATCCCGGACGGCCCGATCGTCAAGCGCTTCCAGGCGCTCGCCAAGGAGCTGGGCATCGTCCTGGTCCTGCCCATGTACGAGGAGGAGCAGCCCGGCGTCCTGTACAACACCGCCGCGGTGATCGACGCCGACGGCTCGTACCTCGGCAAGTACCGCAAGCACCACATCCCGCAGGTGAAGGGTTTCTGGGAGAAGTTCTACTTCCGCCCCGGGAACGTCGGCTGGCCGGTCTTCGACACCGCCGTCGGCAGGATCGGCGTCTACATCTGCTACGACCGCCACTTCCCGGAGGGCTGGCGCGCGCTGGGTCTGGAGGGTGCCGAGATCGTCTTCAACCCGTCGGCCACCTCGCGCGGTCTGTCCGCCTACCTCTGGCAGCTCGAGCAGCCGGCGGCGGCGGTGGCCAACGAGTACTTTGTGGGCGCGATCAACCGGGTGGGTGTCGAGGAGATGGGCGACAACGACTTCTACGGGACCTCGTACTTCGTGGACCCGGAGGCCCAGTTCGTCGGCGAGGTGGCGAGCGACAAGGAGACCGAGCTGGTCGTGCGCGACCTGGACATGGCCAAGCTGCGCGAGGTCCGCGACCGCTGGCAGTTCTACCGGGACCGCCGCCCGGAGGCGTACGGGCCGCTCACCGCGCCGTAGAGGGCAGAGGCACCCGCGCCCCTGAGAGGGGCGCGGGGCTGTCGTCGAACATGCGGCTCCGCCGCGTGGGCGCGACCAGCCACAAACGACCCGCACTGTCCGACCGCACCGCAGCGAGCGTCCACGCTGGAGAGGGAGTAGAGAGCGCATGAGCAGCCGTACCGTCATCCGCGGTGGCCTCGTCATCACCGCGTCCGACGAGATCCACGCCGACGTCCTGATCGAGGACGGCCGCGTCGCCGCCCTCGCCGCGTCCGGCACCCCGGCCGCCGAGGCCTTCACGGCCGAGCGGGCCATGGACGCCACTGGCAAGTACGTGATCCCGGGCGGTGTCGACGCCCACACCCACATGGAGCTGCCGTTCGGCGGCACCTTCGCCTCCGACACTTTCGAGACCGGTACCCGGGCCGCCGCCTGGGGCGGGACGACGACCATCATCGACTTCGCCGTGCAGAGCGTCGGCCACACCCTGCGCGAGGGCCTCGACACCTGGCACGCCAAGGCCGAGGGCAACTGCGCGATCGACTACGGCTTCCACATGATCGTCTCCGATGTGAACCAGGAGACCCTCAAGGAGATGGATCTGCTGGTCGAGGAGGGGGTCACCTCCTTCAAGCAGTTCATGGCCTACCCCGGCGTCTTCTACAGCGACGACGGCCAGATCCTGCGCGCCATGCAGCGCTCCGCCGAGAACGGCGGCCTGATCATGATGCACGCGGAGAACGGCATCGCGATCGACGTGCTGGTCGAGCAGGCGCTGGCCCGCGGCGAGACCGACCCGCGCTACCACGGGGAGGTCCGCAAGGCCCTCCTGGAGGCCGAGGCGACCCACCGCGCCATCAAGCTCGCCCAGGTGGCCGGGGCCCCGCTGTACGTCGTGCACGTCTCGGCGATGGAGGCGGTCGCCGAACTGGCCAGGGCGCGCGACGAGGGGCTGAACGTCTTCGGCGAGACCTGCCCGCAGTACCTGTTCCTGTCCACCGACAACCTGGCCGAGCCGGACTTCGAGGGCTCGAAGTACGTCTGCTCGACGCCGCTGCGGCCCAAGGAGCACCAGGCCCAGCTGTGGAAGGGCCTGCGGACCAACGACCTCCAGGTGGTCTCCACCGACCACTGCCCCTTCTGCTTCGTGGGCCAGAAGGAACTGGGCCGGGGCGACTTCTCGAAGATCCCCAACGGTCTGCCGGGCGTCGAGAACCGCATGGACCTGCTCCACCAGGCCGTCGTCGACGGACACATCTCCCGCCGCCGCTGGATCGAGATCGCCTGCGCCACCCCGGCGCGGATGTTCGGCCTCTACCCGCAGAAGGGCACCATCACCCCGGGCGCCGACGCCGACATCGTCATCTACGACCCGCACGCCGAGCAGGTCATGTCCGCTTCAGAGCACCACATGAATGTCGACTACTCGGCGTACGAGGGCAAGCGCACCACCGGCCGGGTCGAGACCGTTCTCTCGCGCGGCGAGCCCGTCATCACCGAGCGGGAGTACACGGGACGCGCGGGACACGGCGTCTACACCCCCCGCTCCACCTGTCAGTACCTCAACTAGGAGCGGAGCACATGGACTTCGGACTCGTCCTGCAGACGGACCCGCCTGCCTCGCGGGTGATCAGCCTGATGAAGCGGGCCGAGCGCAACGGCTTCCGCTACGGCTGGACCTTCGACTCGGCGGTGCTGTGGCAGGAACCGTTCGTCATCTACAGCCAGATCCTGGCCAACACCCAGAAGCTGACGGTCGGCCCCATGGTCACGAACCCGGGCACCCGTACCTGGGAGGTCACGGCCTCCACGTTCGCCACGCTCAACGACATGTTCGGCAACCGCACGATCTGCGGCATCGGGCGGGGCGACTCGGCGATGCGCGTCGCGGGCCGCAAGCCCAACACGCTGGCCCGCATCAGCGAGGCCATGAAGGTCATCCGGGCACTGGGCCGCGGCGAGGAGGCCGACCTCGGCGGCACGGTCGTCAGGTTCCCCTGGATCAAGCCCGGCGCGGAACTCCCGGTCTGGATGGCCGCGTACGGCCCCAAGGCCCTGAAGATGACCGGAGAGGAGGCCGACGGCTTCATCCTCCAGCTCGCCGACCTGTATCTGGCCGAGTACATGGTCAAGGCGGTGAAGGACGCGGCGGTGGCGGCCGGTCGTGACCCGTCCGACGTCAAGATCTGCGTCGCCGCGCCGGCGTACGTCACCGAGGACGACTCGCCCGAGGCGCTCGCCCATGCCCGTGAGCAGTGCCGCTGGTTCGGCGGCATGGTCGGCAACCACGTCGCCGACCTCGTCGCCAAGTACGGCGAGCACTCCGCCGCCGTCCCCGACGAACTCACCGACTACATCAAGGCCCGCGAGGGCTACGACTACTCCCACCACGGGCGCAGCGGCAACCCCGACACCCAGTTCGTGCCCGACGACATCGTCGACCGGTTCTGCATCATCGGTCCGGTCGACAAGCAGATCGAGAAACTGACCGCACTGCGCGAGCTGGGCGTCGACCAGTTCGCCGTCTACGACATGCACGACGCACAGGAAGCCGTCATCGACGCGTACGGGGCACAGGTCATCCCGGCCGTCAACGGCTGATCGCGGGGTTCTTCGACCCTCCTCCCCGTTCGTCCCCTTCCCGCTCCCCCGGGAAGGGGGCCAGGGCGCTCACCGCGCACCCCCCATTGGCACCGCCACCCGCACGGCCTTTCCCGTCCCGCCTCCTGATTGGCCTGCCCATGACCGACACCGCTCCCACGGCCATACCGCCGTCCGCCCAAGTGACCCTCCCCGACGGGCGCGTGGAGATCGCCCCGGGTTCCCCGCCGCCGAGCGGTCCGTACGCCAACGAGGACCTGCTGCCGGTCCCCGTGGAGAAGCGCACCTGGACCACGTACAACTTCTCCGCGCTGTGGGTCGGCATGGCCCACAACACGGCCTCCTGGACCCTGGCCTCCGGTCTGATCGCCGTCGGCATGGACTGGAAGCAGGCGGTGTTCACCATCGCCCTGGCCAATGTGATCGTGCTGATCCCGATGCTGCTCACCGGCCACGCGGGACCCAAGTACGGCATCCCCTTCCCGGTCTTCGCCCGAGCCTCCTTCGGTGTGCGCGGGGCCAACCTCCCGGCCGTCGTACGGGCGCTGGTGGCGTGCGGCTGGTTCGGCATCCAGACGTGGATCGGCGGTGAGGCGATCTACTTCCTCGCCGGCAAGCTCATCGGCGACAGCTGGGCGAGCGCGTCCAAGGTGGGCGGCTATGCCTGGACGATGTGGCTGTCCTTCGCGATCTTCTGGGTGATCCAGGTCGCCATCATCTACCGCGGCATGGAGACCATCCGCCGCTTCGAGAACTGGGCGGCGCCCTTCGTGCTCGTCGGCGCGTTCGTGATGCTCTGGTGGATGAGCAGCAAGGCCGGTGGTCTCGGTCCGCTGTTCGACCAGCCGTCCAAGCTCGGCTGGGGCGGGGACTTCTGGAAGCTTTTCTGGCCCTCCCTCATGGGCATGATCGGCTTCTGGTCGACGCTGTCGCTCAACATCCCGGACTTCACCCGCTACGGCAGGAGCCAGAAGGCCCAGACATGGGGCCAGGCGCTGGGCCTGCCGACGACCATGACCCTCTTCGCGTTCCTGTCCGTGCTGGTCACCTCCGGCTCGCAGGCCGTGTACGGCGAGCCGGTCTGGGACCCGGTGCAGCTGGCCGCGAAGACGGACAACGTGGTCGGTCTGCTCTACGCGCTGGTCACCGTGCTGGTGGCGACCCTGTCCGTGAACATCGCGGCCAACCTGGTCTCGCCGGCCTTCGACTTCTCCAACATCGCGCCCCGGAAGATCAGTTTCCGCACCGGTGCCCTCGCCACCTGCGTGCTCGGCGTGCTGATCTTCCCCTGGAAGCTGTACTCCGACCCGCAGGGCTACATCTTCACCTGGCTCGGCCTGGTCGGTGGTCTGCTCGGCACGGTGGCCGGCATCCTCATCGCCGACTACTGGATCCTGCGCCGGGGCTCCCTCGACCTCGTCGACCTCTACCGCTCGGGTGGCCGCTACTGGTACGAGGGTGGCTGGAACTGGCGGGCCGTGGTCGCCTTCGTGGCCGGCGGGGTCCTGGCGGTCGGCGGCGCGGACTTCCATCCGCTGATCGACGGCCGTCCGATCCCGGCCCTGTCGTCGCTCGCCGACTACGGCTGGGCGGTGGGCCTGGGCACGTCGATGGTGCTGTACGTGGTGCTGATGCTGCCGCGCGGCCGGGAGAAGGCCACGGCCTGACCGCCCCACCGCGCACGAAGGACGGTCAGTTCGTCTGACCGTCCTTCAGCTCGTCCGACCGCCCTTGAGCGCCGCCACCGCGTCCTTCGCGGCCTTGATGGCGCCCTTGTTGATCTCGTCCGTACCGGGTGCCTTCTTCGTCTCGAAGTCACTGCCGTTGTACGTGACGACCACCAGCGCGTTGGACACGCGGGCCACCACCACTCCCTCGCGGGTCTGCTGCTTGTCCTCGGTGGTGAGGTTGACGACGGAGTAGGCGGTGTCGCCGAGACCCGGGACCGCTCCTCCGCCGCTCTTCTGCGCCGTGCGCTCCTGGTAGGACTTCTGCGCCGCCGTGTCCGAGTCGAGGATCTCGAAGGACACGTCGAGCCATCGGTAGTCGTAGTCCTTGAGCGCGTTCCAGGAGCAGGTGCGCCTGAGGGACGCGTCCGTCGACGGGATCTCCTTGCCGGCGGTCTTGGCGTTCGGAACGAGTGACTTGATCGTCGTCGCGGACATGCTGCCGCACGGTGCGGGGGCGGTGGTGTACGCCTTGGGCCCGGCCGACGCCTCGGGTGCGGAGGAGGATCCGTCGCTCGGGGTGTTCGGGGAACCCTGGGTGCTCCCGCTTCCCTGCGCCGACTCGCGGTCGGTGGCCGGGGCCGCGGCCAGCGGCCCGGACGACAGGGCCCAGCCCGCCGCGGCGAGCACGGCGACCGGCAGCATGCGCGCGGTCAGGGCGAGCGGCAGAGGTAGAGACTGCACAGCGCACTTCTCGTGGGGGACGGTGCGGAGGGAGTCCACACTGCGGACGGGACGCCAGTCTCACATGACTCCCTGTGATGCGGAAGGGCAAGCCTGGAGCGTTCCCGTGTGCCCCTTTTCGCCTGTACGCCGGGTTGTTGACGGAGAGAAAGGGACAATCGGGTCAGACGGGACGAGTGCCCCGCCATGTACAGGGCGTGACCGCCGTGACGGTCACGCCCCGGCATGACGCGCTCACACCATCAGCGATATCGCATACGCGAGGAAGAATCCGGCCACCAGCACCACCAGCACGAGGATCACGATCAGTGGTCCCTTGGCCCAGCCCCGCGTCCGGTCGTAGTCGTCCCGGTGGGTGGCCTCCGAAATGCTGCCCTCGCCCGGTGGGGTCTCGCCCGGAGGCACCCCGCCCGGCTCCACCCTGGGCGTCTGCGACGGCTCGGGGTCGGCAGCGCCGTACTGACGGCCCCGCGCGCCGCCTGCTCCGCTGTCCCGGTTCATCTGGTTCATGACCGCCCCCGGATCATCTGGTTGATGACTGCCGAGTACCCCCGCGGTCGGCCGTCACGCGGGCGACGGGTGATGAAGGTCCCGGCCCCTGCCCCGGCCGGCCGTGTCACGCGTACGATCACCCTCATCGTCCGACCTTTACAGGAAAGCCACGTTATCCGGCGCGAAGCGTAAACCTCTTCAACCTGACATCCAGACAAATCGGTCAAAATAATTGATACCTATAGTGACGCGGGCGTTTTCGCGAATAAACCGCAGAATTAAGTCCGCCGCGTGGCGTCGACCACGGGCGATCCTGTGGGCCATGGCGGGTATGGCGACCCTCGGATTCCTCATCACGCTGGAGATCGCCGCGCGCCGCTACTGCGGGGTGCCGGGGCCGATGACCAATCAGGCGAAAGAGGTGATATTCGCCCCCAAACCGGGGCCGCTTTACGGGGGCCTGGCGTTGATGACGGTGGTGCTCCCCTGGCGGCAACGGTTCATCGCGGCTGGTGCCGCGATCGGCATCGACGTCGTCTTCGTGCTGGTGCGGTGGGCGGTCGACGCCCAGGTGGCCGACGGACATTTCTTTGGAAACGGCGCGTTGTGGGTGATGTTGGGCTATGGGGTCATCGCTGTCACGCGACGCACCGGCGGGGAGCGTGTCCTGCTGTTGAAGGGCGTCGGGCTGGGCCTGCTGCTGGTGGCCGCCCGGAAGACCGGCGATACCTGGCTGCTCATCACGGCGAAGACCCGCCCGGCGGTGCTCGACCCGTACGTGGCAACCGCCGATCACGCGCTGGGCAACCCGTCGTGGCTGATGGGCCGGATCGTCGGGGCCACCGGCCCGATCGGCACCCATCTTCTCGGCTGGGTCTACGCCCAGCTTGCGGTGGCCGCGATCGTCGTCGCGCTGTACCAGCTGCGTAACGTGGCGGTCGAGCGCCGGTTCCCGCGCCATCATCTGGTGCGCACCTTCCTGGTGATCGGCCTCCTCGGGCCGGGCATCTACATGATCTTCCCGGTGGTCGGACCGGTCTTCGCCTACGGACCGGGCGCCTCCGGCACCGGCGGCGTGCACTGGGCGGTGGCCAACCTGTGGCCCCACACGCCGCCGCCGCTCCATACCCCGCACCCGGTGCCGTACGACGGGATCACTCCTCGCAACTGCATGCCCAGCCTGCACACGGCGTGGGCCACCGCGATCTTCATTCATTCCCGCAAGGGCCCGCGGATTCTGCGATTCGCGGGGACGTTCTGGCTGATTGCCACGCTCTGCGCGACGCTGGGCTTCGGCTACCACTACGGCGTGGATCTCGTTGCCGGCGTGGTGTTCTCGCTCACGATCGAGGCAGGTATGCGCTCGCTCGACCGCGGCTGGGATCGGTCAGGAATACAGCTGGTCGCCTACGGCGCAACGGTTTTCACCGCGCTCGTGGTGTCGTATCGCTATCTGCCGATGGAGATGGCCGAACATCCGTGGGTGTTCGGACCACTTCTCATTCTCGCGATGACCTCAGTGGTCTACGGCTACGTACGGACCACCAGACAGTGGGAACCGAAGGCCGTACCGGCGCGGCAACCGGAACCGCTGCCCGAACCGGTTTGAGCAGGCGTTCTCCACGGCGTCGTAACGGACCGGCCGAGACGCGGAAACCAGTGAGATGAGAGGCCGTATGTTCACCACCCGACCCACCCTCCAGGGCACCTTCGGCATGGTGTCGTCCACGCACTGGCTGGCCTCCCAGTCCGCGATGGCCGTCCTGGAGGACGGCGGCAACGCGTTCGACGCGGCCGTGGCCGGAGCGTTCGTCCTGCACGTCGTCGAGCCGCATCTGAACGGGCCCGCCGGTGAGGTCCCGATCCTCCTCGCCCCGGCGGACGGCGAGGTACGGGTGCTGTGCGGGCAGGGCGTCGCACCCCAGGGAGCCACGATCGCCCACTACAGGGGACTCGGTCTGGATCTCGTACCCGGCACCGGGCCGCTCGCCGCGGCCGTCCCTGGTGCGTTCGACGCCTGGATGCTCCTGCTGCGCGACCACGGGACGAAGTCCCTCGATGACGTCCTCAAGTACGCCATCGGCTACGCGGAGCACGGGCACGCGCCCGTGGAGAACGTCGGCCGGACCGTCGAGAG
The Streptomyces sp. CGMCC 4.7035 DNA segment above includes these coding regions:
- a CDS encoding PucR family transcriptional regulator, encoding MTTALEPALSVRQVLTLDRVLAGEPEVVAGAGHLDRPVRWVHVAEAPDVGVMLTGGEMVLTTGVLLAGDEEKQAEYIRSLHRAEAAAVVLGLGRAFPAPPDVMRRAAERCGLPMVVLHRPFPFAELTEEVQSRLVRRKFAAVSLSESVRTALTGLITAAAPLQRLLDEIAVHAGCPVILTNLAHRVLATAGERSAVDDVLRDWERIARQAGGSEGDGWVRAELGGRGERWGRIVLCGYRGDSPIGRLLAERAAEALVLHRMLHASVHSWEEQSAQSLLTDLVSGVVPARQLLPRARAAGLPVNRRAFVPLVVRDGDPAHLDRVLRMLGLPGLVAELADGATAVLLSLARDQDAEALAAHFAARLRTESGACGTVVAAADARSAWEDVPGGLREAQHVADAVADHSAALDLPAVVRLRDVHLRGLIRLLRDDPHVQAFAERELDGLLCGRDAEQELLPVLRTYLATGRNKSRTAQLHHVSRPALYRRLEAIQARLGVDLDDFEQAASVHIALLAHDAQRG
- a CDS encoding nitrilase-related carbon-nitrogen hydrolase translates to MSRVIRAAVFQTAWTGDKESMIQVHEQAARDAAAQGAQVLCFQELFYGPYFCQVQDPAFYEYAEQIPDGPIVKRFQALAKELGIVLVLPMYEEEQPGVLYNTAAVIDADGSYLGKYRKHHIPQVKGFWEKFYFRPGNVGWPVFDTAVGRIGVYICYDRHFPEGWRALGLEGAEIVFNPSATSRGLSAYLWQLEQPAAAVANEYFVGAINRVGVEEMGDNDFYGTSYFVDPEAQFVGEVASDKETELVVRDLDMAKLREVRDRWQFYRDRRPEAYGPLTAP
- the hydA gene encoding dihydropyrimidinase yields the protein MSSRTVIRGGLVITASDEIHADVLIEDGRVAALAASGTPAAEAFTAERAMDATGKYVIPGGVDAHTHMELPFGGTFASDTFETGTRAAAWGGTTTIIDFAVQSVGHTLREGLDTWHAKAEGNCAIDYGFHMIVSDVNQETLKEMDLLVEEGVTSFKQFMAYPGVFYSDDGQILRAMQRSAENGGLIMMHAENGIAIDVLVEQALARGETDPRYHGEVRKALLEAEATHRAIKLAQVAGAPLYVVHVSAMEAVAELARARDEGLNVFGETCPQYLFLSTDNLAEPDFEGSKYVCSTPLRPKEHQAQLWKGLRTNDLQVVSTDHCPFCFVGQKELGRGDFSKIPNGLPGVENRMDLLHQAVVDGHISRRRWIEIACATPARMFGLYPQKGTITPGADADIVIYDPHAEQVMSASEHHMNVDYSAYEGKRTTGRVETVLSRGEPVITEREYTGRAGHGVYTPRSTCQYLN
- a CDS encoding TIGR03842 family LLM class F420-dependent oxidoreductase, which translates into the protein MDFGLVLQTDPPASRVISLMKRAERNGFRYGWTFDSAVLWQEPFVIYSQILANTQKLTVGPMVTNPGTRTWEVTASTFATLNDMFGNRTICGIGRGDSAMRVAGRKPNTLARISEAMKVIRALGRGEEADLGGTVVRFPWIKPGAELPVWMAAYGPKALKMTGEEADGFILQLADLYLAEYMVKAVKDAAVAAGRDPSDVKICVAAPAYVTEDDSPEALAHAREQCRWFGGMVGNHVADLVAKYGEHSAAVPDELTDYIKAREGYDYSHHGRSGNPDTQFVPDDIVDRFCIIGPVDKQIEKLTALRELGVDQFAVYDMHDAQEAVIDAYGAQVIPAVNG
- a CDS encoding NCS1 family nucleobase:cation symporter-1, coding for MTDTAPTAIPPSAQVTLPDGRVEIAPGSPPPSGPYANEDLLPVPVEKRTWTTYNFSALWVGMAHNTASWTLASGLIAVGMDWKQAVFTIALANVIVLIPMLLTGHAGPKYGIPFPVFARASFGVRGANLPAVVRALVACGWFGIQTWIGGEAIYFLAGKLIGDSWASASKVGGYAWTMWLSFAIFWVIQVAIIYRGMETIRRFENWAAPFVLVGAFVMLWWMSSKAGGLGPLFDQPSKLGWGGDFWKLFWPSLMGMIGFWSTLSLNIPDFTRYGRSQKAQTWGQALGLPTTMTLFAFLSVLVTSGSQAVYGEPVWDPVQLAAKTDNVVGLLYALVTVLVATLSVNIAANLVSPAFDFSNIAPRKISFRTGALATCVLGVLIFPWKLYSDPQGYIFTWLGLVGGLLGTVAGILIADYWILRRGSLDLVDLYRSGGRYWYEGGWNWRAVVAFVAGGVLAVGGADFHPLIDGRPIPALSSLADYGWAVGLGTSMVLYVVLMLPRGREKATA
- a CDS encoding DUF6480 family protein, with the protein product MNQMNRDSGAGGARGRQYGAADPEPSQTPRVEPGGVPPGETPPGEGSISEATHRDDYDRTRGWAKGPLIVILVLVVLVAGFFLAYAISLMV
- a CDS encoding phosphatase PAP2 family protein, with the protein product MATLGFLITLEIAARRYCGVPGPMTNQAKEVIFAPKPGPLYGGLALMTVVLPWRQRFIAAGAAIGIDVVFVLVRWAVDAQVADGHFFGNGALWVMLGYGVIAVTRRTGGERVLLLKGVGLGLLLVAARKTGDTWLLITAKTRPAVLDPYVATADHALGNPSWLMGRIVGATGPIGTHLLGWVYAQLAVAAIVVALYQLRNVAVERRFPRHHLVRTFLVIGLLGPGIYMIFPVVGPVFAYGPGASGTGGVHWAVANLWPHTPPPLHTPHPVPYDGITPRNCMPSLHTAWATAIFIHSRKGPRILRFAGTFWLIATLCATLGFGYHYGVDLVAGVVFSLTIEAGMRSLDRGWDRSGIQLVAYGATVFTALVVSYRYLPMEMAEHPWVFGPLLILAMTSVVYGYVRTTRQWEPKAVPARQPEPLPEPV